The Megalops cyprinoides isolate fMegCyp1 chromosome 10, fMegCyp1.pri, whole genome shotgun sequence genome window below encodes:
- the myo1eb gene encoding myosin IEb has product MGSKERYHWQTQNVKVSGVDDMVLLSKINEDAITDNLKKRYMDDYIFTYIGPVLISVNPFKQLPYFTDREVELYQGAAQYENPPHIYALADNMYRNMMIDQENQCVIISGESGAGKTVAAKYIMSYISKVSGGGPKVQHVKEIILQSNPLLEAFGNAKTVRNNNSSRFGKYFEIQFSRGGEPDGGKISNFLLEKSRVVSQNQGERNFHIYYQLLEGATKEQRENLGVTTPDYYFYLNQSGTYTVEDVNDKKEFSDTMDAMSVVGLTADEQATVLQIVAGILHLGNIAFREEGNYAVVESEDFLAFPAYLLGISQNGLKEKLTSRIMDSKWGGKSESISVTLNTEQASFSRDALSKALYSRLFDYLVDAINKAMQKDHEEFNIGVLDIYGFEIFQKNGFEQFCINFVNEKLQQIFIELTLKAEQEEYVQEGIKWTPIEYFNNKVVCDLIESKLNPPGIMSILDDVCATMHAKGEGADQTLIQKLQMQIGTHEHFNSWNKGFVVHHYAGKVSYDVTGFCERNRDVLFNDIIELMQSSEFNFIKDLFPENLEAEKRGRPTTASSKIKKQANNLVQTLMKCTPHYIRCIKPNETKKPRDWEESRVKHQVEYLGLRENIRVRRAGYAFRRVFSKFLHRYAILTKETWPQWRGDERQGVLHLLRSVNMDQDQYQLGKCKIFIKAPESLFLLEEMRERKFNGYARVIQKAWRKHIAVRKYVRMREEASDILLNKKERRKNSINRNFVGDYIGTDNHPEIRQFVGRRERIDFADVVVKYDRRFKSVKRDLILTPKFLYLIGREKVKQGPDKGQIQEVLKRQIQLEKVQSVSLSTLQDDFFIIHEEHYDSVLQCIFKTEFLSLLYKRYEEKTQKKLPLKFNNLLEFKVKKGGWGPFGAAGSRQIQFQAGQGDEVLLKPSGKVLIVSIGPGLPKNSRPTRRDNRKSKYFGNQTPNSGYHSQGNPRGGGRGGGDRQRGSQPSSRASLLRQQSSMEQPSLPRHHGPRPVQNRNQPQMDMGFMNVPDQGVAGLHRRRSKEYKPPPGAGRPKPAPKPKPRSPQCRALYAYDAQDTDELSFNADDIIDILTEDASGWWYGRLRGREGMFPGNYVEKM; this is encoded by the exons GCCCAGTATGAGAACCCACCACACATTTATGCCCTGGCAGACAACATGTACCGTAACATGATGATCGACCAGGAGAACCAGTGTGTCATAATCAG CGGGGAGAGTGGAGCTGGGAAGACCGTAGCAGCCAAGTACATCATGAGCTACATCTCCAAAGTATCAGGTGGTGGGCCCAAAGTTCAG CATGTGAAAGAAATCATCCTTCAATCCAATCCTTTGCTGGAGGCCTTTGGGAACGCCAAGACTGTCCGTAACAACAACTCCAGTCGCTTT GGTAAGTACTTTGAGATTCAGTTCAGCCGTGGAGGTGAGCCCGATGGAGGGAAAATATCCAACTTCCTTCTGGAAAAGTCCAGAGTGGTATCCCAGAACCAAGGAGAGAGGAACTTTCACATCTACTACCAG ctccttgaGGGCGCTAccaaagaacagagagagaacctTGGCGTCACCACCCCCGACTACTACTTCTACCTCAACCAGTCTGGGACCTACACTGTGGAGGACGTCAATGACAAGAAGGAGTTCTCTGACACCATG GATGCCATGTCAGTAGTGGGCCTCACTGCAGATGAGCAGGCCACAGTGCTGCAGATAGTGGCAGGTATTCTTCACCTGGGCAACATCGCATTCAGAGAGGAGGGCAACTACGCCGTCGTGGAGAGTGAGGACT TCCTGGCATTCCCAGCTTACCTCCTGGGCATCTCCCAGAACGGGCTGAAGGAGAAACTTACCAGCCGCATCATGGACAGCAAGTGGGGGGGGAAGTCTGAGAGCATCTCCGTCACTCTCAACACAGAGCAGGCCTCGTTCTCCCGGGACGCCCTCTCCAAAGCCCTCTACTCCCGCCTCTTCGACTACCTTGTGGAT GCCATTAACAAAGCCATGCAGAAAGACCATGAAGAGTTTAATATTGGAGTGTTGGACATCTATGGCTTTGAGATCTTCCAG AAAAATGGTTTTGAGCAGTTCTGCATCAACTTTGTGAATGAGAAACTACAGCAGATTTTCATTGAGCTGACGCTGAAGGCAGAGCAG GAGGAGTATGTTCAGGAAGGGATCAAATGGACACCTATTGAGTATTTCAACAACAAAGTAGTGTGTGACCTCATTGAGTCTAAATTG aaTCCACCAGGAATCATGAGCATCCTGGATGACGTGTGTGCCACCATGCATGCCAAGGGCGAGGGTGCAGACCAGACGCTGATCCAGAAACTGCAGATGCAGATTGGCACCCATGAACACTTCAACAGCTGGAACAAGGGCTTTGTGGTGCACCACTATGCTGGAAAG GTGTCATATGACGTGACTGGCTTCtgtgagaggaacagagacGTACTCTTTAATGACATCATAGAGCTAATGCAGAGCAGTGAATT CAATTTTATCAAAGACCTTTTCCCAGAAAATCTGGAGGCTGAGAAAAGGGGTCGCCCCACCACTGCAAGCAGCAAAATCAAG AAACAGGCCAACAACCTGGTCCAGACGCTTATGAAATGCACCCCTCATTATATCCGCTGCATCAAGCCCAATGAGACCAAGAAGCCCCGTGACTGGGAGGAGAGCCGTGTCAAGCACCAGGTGGAGTACCTGGGCCTGCGAGAGAACATCCGGGTCCGCCGCGCTGGTTATGCCTTCCGCCGAGTCTTCAGCAAGTTCCTGCATAG GTACGCCATCTTGACAAAGGAGACCTGGCCACAGTGGCGTGGGGATGAGAGGCAGGGGGTGCTGCACCTGCTGCGCTCTGTCAACATGGACCAAGATCAGTACCAGCTGGGCAAGTGCAAGATCTTCATCAAGGCCCCAGAGTCT TTGTTTCTTCtggaggagatgagagagaggaagttcAATGGCTATGCCCGAGTCATTCAGAAGGCCTGGCGCAAGCACATTGCTGTCCGAAAGTATGTCCGCATGAGGGAGGAAG CCTCAGATATCCTGCTGAACAAGAAAGAGCGGAGAAAGAACAGTATCAACCGCAACTTCGTGGGCGACTACATTGGCACCGACAACCACCCGGAGATCCGGCAATTTGTGGGTCGAAGGGAGAGGATTGACTTTGCTGATGTGGTGGTCAAATATGACCGCAGGTTCAAG TCAGTGAAGCGTGACCTTATACTTACTCCCAAGTTCCTGTATCTGATTGGGCGTGAAAAGGTTAAGCAGGGCCCAGACAAGGGTCAGATCCAGGAGGTTCTGAAGAGGCAGATTCAGCTGGAGAAGgtccagtctgtctctctgag cactctCCAGGATGATTTCTTCATCATACACGAGGAGCATTAtgacagtgtgctgcagtgcattttcaaaactgaGTTTCTCAGCCTGCTATACAAGCGTTACGAAGAGAAAACTCAGAAGAAGCTGCCACTCAAGTTCAACAACCT GCTGGAGTTCAAGGTGAAGAAGGGGGGCTGGGGTCCTTTTGGGGCAGCTGGCTCTAGGCAAATCCAGTTCCAGGCTGGCCAAGGGGATGAGGTGCTTCTGAAACCCAGTGGCAAAGTCCTGATAGTCAGCATTGGACCAGGACTCCCAAAGAACTCCA GACCTACCCGCCGTGACAACCGAAAGAGCAAGTACTTTGGGAACCAGACACCCAACTCAGGATACCATTCTCAAG gAAATCCCAGGGGTGGTGGCCGAGGAGGAGGTGACCGTCAGCGCGGGAGTCAGCCCTCATCCAGGGCATCCCTGCTCCGTCAGCAGAGCAGCATGGAGCAGCCCAGCCTTCCCCGGCACCATGGGCCTCGGCCAGTTCAGAACCGGAACCAGCCCCAGATGGATATGGGCTTCATGAATGTGCCTGATCAGGGCGTCGCTGG GCTCCACCGCAGGCGCTCCAAAGAATACAAGCCCCCCCCAGGAGCAGGCCGACCAAAGCCTGCCCCCAAACCGAAACCTCGCTCCCCTCAGTGCCGAGCGCTGTATGCTTATGATGCTCAGGACACCGATGAGCTTAGCTTCAACGCAGACGACATCATCGATATACTGACTGAAG ATGCGTCTGGCTGGTGGTATGGCCGTCTAAGGGGGAGAGAAGGCATGTTTCCTGGGAACTATGTGGAAAAGATGTAG
- the prune gene encoding exopolyphosphatase PRUNE1, with translation MECFIRSCRAVLKGTAEESPGVHVVLGNEACDLDSMVSALTFAYFLSKTSGSERTPVPVMNIPRAEFPLRTDSAFLLRESGLPQDVLVFRDEVNLLGLQHAGKLALTLVDHNVLPSADSELERSVVEVIDHHLLERVPSPSCSVTVETVGSCATLVTERIVQKSPEVLDRQVAQLLYGTIVLDCVNMAPEAGRVTPKDSKYAVLLEQRFPDLPPRSALFQSLQSAKFDMSGLTTEQMLLKDLKVVSGADLKLAVSVIYMTLEAFLQRQCLQQELCEFCHKHHYSLVVIMTISFKDKKEAFRQMAVYSSSTLYREELSQALENAHNPCLNLSPMSSPYDKIKAYLQGNTLASRKKVIPIIKDFLKDRERRAVHCGNLEDLLVLEDQFNPSCAGGPGMEEDSNVPPTPMNSLVEGCPLDSGLPRVSAEAVLERFREVSDKDMTENKVPGGK, from the exons ATGGAGTGTTTTATCAGGAGCTGTCGGGCTGTGCTTAAG GGTACCGCAGAAGAGAGTCCTGGGGTTCACGTTGTCCTGGGGAATGAGGCCTGTGATCTGGACTCCATGGTGTCTGCCCTCACCTTTGCCTACTTCCTGTCAAAG ACATCAGGCTCTGAGAGGACTCCAGTCCCAGTTATGAACATCCCAAGGGCTGAATTCCCTTTGCGCACAGACAGTGCCTTCCTTTTGCGAGAGAGTGGTCTTCCCCAAGATGTCCTGGTGTTCCGTGATGAGGTCAACCTACTTGGGCTTCAACATGCTGGAAAGCTGGCCCTCACACTAGTGGATCATAATGTGCTGCCCAG tgcTGATAGTGAGCTAGAGAGGTCAGTGGTGGAGGTGATCGACCATCACCTGCTGGAAAGGGTGCCTTCTCCCTCCTGCTCAGTGACCGTGGAGACTGTGGGATCATGTGCTACCTTGGTGACTGAGCGCATTGTACAGAAGAGCCCTGAAGTGCTAGACCGACAGGTGGCACAGCTCTTATATG GCACCATTGTATTGGACTGTGTGAACATGGCACCGGAGGCAGGGAGGGTCACACCTAAGGACAGCAAGTACGCAGTCTTGCTAGAACAGCGCTTTCCAGATCTGCCACCAAGGAGTGCCCTTTTCCAGTCTCTACAGAGTGCCAAGTTTGATATGTCAG GTCTCACTACAGAACAGATGCTACTGAAAGACTTGAAGGTGGTGTCAGGGGCGGATTTGAAGTTGGCAGTCAGTGTTATATACATGACACTTGAG GCCTTTCTCCAGCGGCAGTGCTTACAGCAGGAGCTCTGTGAGTTTTGTCACAAACACCATTACAGCCTAGTGGTCATCATGACAATCTCcttcaaagataaaaaagaagCATTCCGCCAAATGGCCGTCTACAGCTCTAGCACCCTCTACAGGGAGGAG TTGAGTCAAGCCTTGGAAAATGCCCACAACCCCTGCTTGAACCTGTCTCCAATGAGCAGCCCATATGACAAAATCAAGGCCTACCTTCAGGGAAACACGCTGGCCTCCCGTAAGAAAGTTATTCCCATCATCAAGGATTTCCTGAAAGATCGGGAGAGGAGGGCAGTGCATTGTGGTAACCTGGAGGACCTGTTAGTGCTGGAGGACCAGTTCAATCCATCCTGTG CAGGGGGTCCTGGGATGGAGGAAGACTCCAATGTTCCTCCTACTCCAATGAACAGCCTAGTGGAGGGCTGCCCTCTAGACAGTGGCCTGCCCAGGGTCAGCGCAGAGGCTGTCCTGGAGAGGTTCAGAGAAGTATCTGACAAGGATATGACAGAAAACAAGGTGCCAGGGGGGAAATGA